A single region of the Amia ocellicauda isolate fAmiCal2 chromosome 8, fAmiCal2.hap1, whole genome shotgun sequence genome encodes:
- the zfand5a gene encoding AN1-type zinc finger protein 5a isoform X4, translating into MPLSKHQQHTDMAQETNQSPVPMLCTTGCGFYGNPRTNGMCSVCYKDYLTRQQSSGRMSPMSPIGAGSVSSSPSSEASAIQRIEASLSNSDVSSVSVADSSRSMPGASLPVTQQMTEMSISREDKVTSPKGEPAEPVVTQPTASTSHPSAPGSDETKAPEMPKTKKNRCFMCRKKVGLTGFDCRCGNLFCGLHRYSDKHNCPYDYKAEAAAKIRKENPVIVADKIQRI; encoded by the exons CATCAACAGCATACAGATATGGCCCAAGAGACGAACCAGAGCCCGGTGCCCATGCTGTGTACAACCGGCTGCGGCTTTTATGGGAATCCTAGGACAAACGGGATGTGCTCGGTGTGCTACAAAGACTACTTGACCAGGCAGCAGAGCAGTGGCAGGATGAGTCCAATGAGCCCGATTG GTGCTGGCAGTGTATCCAGTAGTCCTTCTTCAGAAGCCTCTGCTATCCAGAGAATAGAAGCCAGCTTAAGTAACTCGGACGTCTCTTCTGTTAGTGTAGCCGATTCATCAAG AAGTATGCCAGGTGCCTCCTTGCCAGTAACACAACAGATGACCGAAATGAGCATTTCCAGGGAGGACAAGGTGACATCCCCAAAAGGAGAGCCAGCAGAACCAG TTGTAACGCAGCCGACTGCTTCAACTTCACACCCCAGTGCACCAGGGAGTGATGAGACGAAGGCTCCAGAAATGCCCAAAACTAAGAAAAATAGATGTTTTATGTGCAGGAAGAAGGTCGGCTTAACAG GTTTTGATTGCCGGTGTGGGAACTTGTTTTGTGGACTGCACCgttattcagacaagcacaaCTGTCCTTACGATTACAAAGCAGAAGCGGCTGCAAAGATCAGAAAAGAAAACCCTGTTATTGTTGCTGACAAAATCCAGAGAATATAA
- the zfand5a gene encoding AN1-type zinc finger protein 5a isoform X3 yields the protein MFSLTTAYHQQHTDMAQETNQSPVPMLCTTGCGFYGNPRTNGMCSVCYKDYLTRQQSSGRMSPMSPIGAGSVSSSPSSEASAIQRIEASLSNSDVSSVSVADSSRSMPGASLPVTQQMTEMSISREDKVTSPKGEPAEPVVTQPTASTSHPSAPGSDETKAPEMPKTKKNRCFMCRKKVGLTGFDCRCGNLFCGLHRYSDKHNCPYDYKAEAAAKIRKENPVIVADKIQRI from the exons CATCAACAGCATACAGATATGGCCCAAGAGACGAACCAGAGCCCGGTGCCCATGCTGTGTACAACCGGCTGCGGCTTTTATGGGAATCCTAGGACAAACGGGATGTGCTCGGTGTGCTACAAAGACTACTTGACCAGGCAGCAGAGCAGTGGCAGGATGAGTCCAATGAGCCCGATTG GTGCTGGCAGTGTATCCAGTAGTCCTTCTTCAGAAGCCTCTGCTATCCAGAGAATAGAAGCCAGCTTAAGTAACTCGGACGTCTCTTCTGTTAGTGTAGCCGATTCATCAAG AAGTATGCCAGGTGCCTCCTTGCCAGTAACACAACAGATGACCGAAATGAGCATTTCCAGGGAGGACAAGGTGACATCCCCAAAAGGAGAGCCAGCAGAACCAG TTGTAACGCAGCCGACTGCTTCAACTTCACACCCCAGTGCACCAGGGAGTGATGAGACGAAGGCTCCAGAAATGCCCAAAACTAAGAAAAATAGATGTTTTATGTGCAGGAAGAAGGTCGGCTTAACAG GTTTTGATTGCCGGTGTGGGAACTTGTTTTGTGGACTGCACCgttattcagacaagcacaaCTGTCCTTACGATTACAAAGCAGAAGCGGCTGCAAAGATCAGAAAAGAAAACCCTGTTATTGTTGCTGACAAAATCCAGAGAATATAA
- the gda gene encoding guanine deaminase, with protein MSSNEAHTEAHKVFRGTFIHSTHSAAVQVLRNAVLGLNRKGKICFIGGAHELESLSEAWHFKISDVRQLKQREFFMPGLVDTHIHAPQYRYTGTALDLPLLEWLNRYTFPVEMKYGDPKLAEDIYTKVVKRTLKNGTTTACYFATIHTDSSLLLGEIADKYGQRAQVGKVCMDTNDVVKAYKETTADSLQETERFVIELLKRKYAHVKPVITPRFVPSCSAKLLAQLGQMAIKYDLHIQSHISETTAEVDLVKNNFPANTSYTDVYNKHNLLTDKTVMAHGCHLTDEELEVFRSRGAAISHCPNSNISLCSGMLDVRRVLKHNVKLGLGTDVAGGYSPSMLDAIRRAVDTSKALTINNPGYETLTYQEIFRLATLGGSQALCLEDTIGNFEVGKDFDAVLVNPSVPDSPFDVFEDETEEIILEKFLNLGDDRNILKVYVAGKRVVPFKK; from the exons ATGAGCTCTAACGAGGCGCACACAGAGGCGCACAAAGTGTTCAGAGGGACATTCATTCACTCCACTCACAGTGCGGCTGTGCAAGTGCTGCGCAATGCTGTCCTGGGACTGAACAGGAAAGGCAAG ATTTGCTTTATCGGGGGTGCTCATGAACTGGAGAGTTTATCAGAGGCATGGCATTTCAAGATATCCGATGTCCGGCAACTCAAACAACG GGAGTTTTTCATGCCTGGTTTGGTTGATACCCATATTCATGCACCTCAGTACCGCTATACAGGAACCGCCCTGGATCTTCCCCTTCTCGAGTGGCTGAACAGGTACACATTCCCAGTGGAAATGAAGTATGGAGATCCCAAGCTGGCAGAAGACATCTACACTAAAGTTGTG AAAAGAACCCTGAAAAATGGAACAACTACAGCTTGCTACTTTGCAACCATTCACACTGATTCATCTTTGCTTCTTGGAGAAATTGCAG ATAAGTATGGGCAAAGAGCACAGGTGGGTAAAGTTTGTATGGATACAAATGATGTTGTGAAAGCCTACAAAGAGACCACAGCAGATTCTTTGCAAGAAACTGAAAG GTTTGTTATTGaacttttaaaaagaaag TATGCACACGTGAAGCCTGTCATAACCCCCAGATTTGTGCCTTCCTGCTCAGCAAAACTCCTAGCTCAGCTGGGGCAGATGGCAATAAAATATGATCTCCACATTCag AGTCACATTAGCGAGACGACTGCAGAAGTGGATCTTGTGAAAAACAACTTTCCTGCCAACACGTCATACACAGATGTTTACAATAAGCACAACCTTTTGACAGACAAA ACTGTGATGGCACATGGCTGTCACCTTACTGATGAGGAGCTGGAGGTCTTTAGAAGCAGGGGTGCTGCAATCTCTCACTGTCCCAATTCCAACATCTC GCTGTGCAGTGGGATGCTAGATGTTCGGAGAGTTCTGAAGCACAACGTGAAACTGGGACTTGGCACAG ATGTTGCTGGTGGCTATTCTCCTTCCATGCTCGATGCTATCAGACGAGCGGTTGACACATCCAAGGCTCTCACTATCAATAACCCTGGATATGAAACCCTCACCTACCAGGAAATCTTCAGACTGGCTACCCTAGGGGGAAGCCAAG CTTTATGTTTGGAAGACACCATTGGTAACTTTGAAGTGGGGAAGGATTTTGATGCAGTTCTAGTCAACCCATCTGTTCCAGACAGTCCTTTTGATGTTTTTGAAGATGAAACGGAGGAG ATTATTCTGGAGAAGTTCCTCAATTTAG gtgATGACCGAAACATTTTGAAAGTTTATGTTGCTGGAAAGAGAGTGGTTCCTTTTAAAAAGTGA